A region from the Kiritimatiellia bacterium genome encodes:
- a CDS encoding sodium:solute symporter, which yields MRGSWSGADSAVVLVYFTATLTIGLALGRTNRTAEGFTVGERSLPGWVCGLSIFATFLSSISFLAIPGGAFARDWSWFVFSLTLPPVTWLAVRVFLPLYRRSGEISAYALLERRFGPWARWYADTFYLLTQLARMGTVLYLMAMSAAMLADWDIRTVILATGGIVTAYAFVGGLVAVVWTDALQALVLIVGALVALILLLTDLPEGPAQVLRHALAHRKLSLGSLDPSTWSAPTFWVVLLHGLAINLQNFGIDQNYVQRYLAPRSDREARRGVWLGGLLYVPVSATLLLIGTSLHAWYHAHPAELAGLRAATAAQRAASTAEPIDPAQLDDVDLGDRAFPHFIATRLPHGLAGLLVAAILAAGMSTVSTSLNSSATLLVTDLYQRLLRPNADDPARLRTLHAATLAVGTLGTGAALLMVNARGALDAWWKLASAFSGGLGGLFLLGVLSRRAGSRSAAAAVALGVLAIAWMTWSPTWPEPLARWRSPLHPYLTVAVATAVILIFGMLFGRFESRPRTASSTRGDPP from the coding sequence ATGAGGGGTAGCTGGAGCGGCGCGGACTCGGCCGTAGTGCTTGTCTATTTCACCGCGACGCTCACGATCGGATTGGCGCTGGGACGGACCAATCGGACCGCCGAAGGCTTCACGGTGGGAGAGCGGTCGCTGCCGGGGTGGGTGTGTGGTCTCTCGATCTTCGCGACCTTTCTCAGCAGCATCAGTTTTCTCGCAATTCCCGGTGGCGCATTCGCCCGAGACTGGAGCTGGTTCGTCTTCTCGCTCACGCTGCCGCCGGTGACCTGGCTGGCGGTGCGCGTTTTCCTCCCGCTGTATCGGCGCAGCGGCGAAATCTCCGCTTACGCGCTGCTCGAACGGCGGTTCGGCCCCTGGGCCCGGTGGTATGCGGACACCTTTTATCTTCTCACCCAGCTGGCGCGAATGGGCACCGTGCTCTATTTGATGGCGATGTCCGCAGCCATGCTGGCCGATTGGGACATCCGCACAGTCATTCTCGCCACCGGCGGAATTGTCACCGCCTACGCATTTGTGGGCGGTCTGGTCGCCGTGGTCTGGACCGATGCGCTGCAGGCGCTGGTCTTGATCGTCGGCGCGCTCGTCGCACTCATCCTGCTGCTGACAGACCTGCCGGAGGGCCCTGCCCAAGTGCTGCGCCACGCGCTGGCGCACCGCAAGCTCTCCCTTGGCAGCCTCGACCCCAGCACGTGGTCCGCCCCGACGTTCTGGGTCGTTCTGCTGCACGGGCTGGCGATCAATCTGCAAAATTTCGGCATCGACCAGAACTACGTGCAACGTTACCTCGCCCCCCGGTCCGACCGTGAGGCTCGTCGCGGGGTGTGGCTCGGCGGGCTGCTCTATGTGCCGGTGAGCGCCACGCTACTGTTGATCGGCACCTCCCTGCACGCGTGGTACCACGCACACCCCGCCGAGCTTGCCGGGCTTCGCGCCGCAACCGCAGCCCAGCGCGCAGCCTCAACCGCAGAACCCATCGACCCCGCGCAGCTCGACGATGTCGACCTGGGTGATCGCGCATTTCCGCATTTCATCGCCACCCGGCTGCCGCACGGGCTTGCCGGCCTGCTCGTCGCCGCCATCCTGGCCGCCGGTATGAGCACCGTGTCGACCTCGCTCAACTCGTCCGCCACGTTGCTGGTGACCGATCTCTATCAGCGGCTCCTGCGGCCCAACGCCGACGACCCGGCCCGCCTGCGGACGCTGCACGCGGCCACGCTGGCCGTCGGTACCCTCGGCACCGGCGCCGCGCTGCTGATGGTCAACGCTCGCGGCGCGCTCGATGCGTGGTGGAAACTCGCCAGCGCGTTCAGCGGCGGCCTCGGCGGCCTGTTTCTGTTGGGCGTGCTCTCCCGCCGGGCGGGCTCCCGCAGCGCGGCCGCGGCGGTCGCGCTGGGCGTGCTCGCGATCGCGTGGATGACATGGTCGCCCACCTGGCCAGAACCGCTCGCCCGCTGGCGCTCGCCGCTCCATCCCTACCTCACCGTCGCGGTCGCGACCGCGGTGATTCTGATCTTCGGCATGCTGTTCGGCCGCTTCGAGTCGCGCCCTCGCACAGCTAGCTCAACCCGGGGGGACCCGCCTTGA